The following DNA comes from Phytohabitans rumicis.
GCCCTCGGAGTTGAGGCGGCCCGACCCGTCCGGCTGGATCCGCGGCCAGGCCAGCGAGAAGCGGTACGACTTGAGGCCCAGCTCGGCCATCAACTTCACGTCGTCGGGCGCCCGGTGGTAGTGGTCGCACGCGACGTCCCCGGTGTGCCCTCCCGTGACCTTCCCCGGCGTACGGCTGAACGTGTCCCAGATCGACGGCGTCCGGCCGCCTTCGGTGGCGCCGCCCTCGATCTGGTAGGCGGCGGTAGCCGCGCCCCAGAGGAAGTCCGGCGGGAAGGCCACACCATGGCCGTTGGGGCTGATCACGCTTTAACTGCACCTTCCATGATGCCGCCGATGATCTGGCGGCCGAACAGGATGAATACCACGATCAGTGGCACCGTGCCGACCGCCGTCGCCGCGAACACCATCGAGTAGTCGGTGTAGTACGCGTAGGAGAGCGTCGCGAGCGACACCTGCAGCGTCGGGTTCTCCGAACTCAGGATCGCGAACGGCCAGACGAATTCGTTCCAGGTCTGCATGAACGTGAGCAGGCCCAGCACCGCGGCGGCCGGCCGCAGGGCGGGGAGCACGACGTTCCAGTAGACGCGCCAGGTGGAGCAGCCGTCGATGCGGGCGGCCTCGATCAGCTCGTCGGAGACCGCGGAGCTGGCGTACTGGCGCATCATGAACACGCCGAACGCGCTGGTCATGAACGGCACGGTGACAGCGAGCAGGGAGTCGTACCAGCCGAAGTCCTGCATCAGGCTCCACAGCGGGATGATGCCGAGTTGGGTGGGCACCATCATCGTGCCGACGACGAACAGCAGCAGCGCGTTGCGGCCGCGGAAGCGCAGCTTGGCGAACGCGAACCCGGCCAGCGAGCCGGTCAGCACCACCGACACGGTCACCACGCTGGAGACCAGGATCGAGTTGATGACGCCCTGGAGCAGGTTGGCTGTCTCGTTGTCCAGCGCCCGGCCCAGGTTGTGGCCGAACGCGCCGGCCGGGGTGAACGGCGGCGGCGTGTCGTTGATCGCGTCGTTGCTGCGGGTCGCGATCACGAACATGTAGTAGAGCGGGTACAGCGAGCTCAGCACCGCGAGGATGAGCGCGATGTAGGTGAGCGGGCTGGTACGCCACAGCCGCCTCGATCCCGCCGAGATGGTGGTCATCGCAGTCTCCTCACTTGACCGAACGGCGGGTGATCAGGAAGTTGAGCACCGACACGATCACGATCATCAGGAAGAGCGCCCAGGCCACGGCGGCGCCGTAGCCGGCCGTACTCAGGTTGTGGATGCTCTTCTCGAACATGTACATCTGCACGGTCTGGAACTCGCGCTG
Coding sequences within:
- a CDS encoding carbohydrate ABC transporter permease, giving the protein MTTISAGSRRLWRTSPLTYIALILAVLSSLYPLYYMFVIATRSNDAINDTPPPFTPAGAFGHNLGRALDNETANLLQGVINSILVSSVVTVSVVLTGSLAGFAFAKLRFRGRNALLLFVVGTMMVPTQLGIIPLWSLMQDFGWYDSLLAVTVPFMTSAFGVFMMRQYASSAVSDELIEAARIDGCSTWRVYWNVVLPALRPAAAVLGLLTFMQTWNEFVWPFAILSSENPTLQVSLATLSYAYYTDYSMVFAATAVGTVPLIVVFILFGRQIIGGIMEGAVKA